The sequence ACCTTGTCTATTTATGGGATTAAACGATGAGCGAGGCAAAAACACCGCATGCCGTCATCAAGGTGAATGGCAAAACCATTGCCGATGGCTTTAATGGCCGTCTAATCTCCGTTCAAATATCAGACAAACGCGGCATTACATCCGACACCATCACGCTTGAATTGCGCGATGGTGATCCATTTTTGGCAATACCAGAAAAAAGTGATGTTATCGAAGCTTGGCTTGGTTATCTTGAAACAGGGGTCGCTTATTTTGGCAAATATACCATTGATGATCCTGAAATTAAAATGAAGCCCTATACCTTGTCAATTAATGGCAAAGGTGCCGATATGCGTGATGGGCTAAAAGCGCAAAAAGGCCGCCATTTTGATAATAAAAGCATTCATGAAATTGTAAGTGAAATTGCCGGCGAGCATGGTCTTTCACCAATGGTGGATCCAGAAGTTGGCTCCTATGTTTATAAATGGGTTGGGCAGCAAGATGAAAGTGACATTCACTTTATTGAGCGGCTTGCGAAACGCCATGGCGCAATTTTCACTGTAAAAGATGGCAAAATGATCTTTGCCAAAAAAGGCAGTGAAAAATCGGCAAGTGGCAAAAAACTCTTGGCTTTTACGGCCACACCGCAAAATACCATCGAGGGCAGTGCCCGCGTTGTTTTTTCCCATCGCTCCAAATTCAAATCGGTTAAAGCCCATAAGCAAAACCGCGAGACGGCAGAGCGCGATTTATTTAGCGAAGAAAGCGATGTGGACGGCACCGCAGATTTTGAAATAGCCGAACCTTTTGGCGATGAGGAAGAAGCAAAAATTGCCGCAAAAGCTAAAGGTGAGGAGTTAAAGTCAAAAACCATAACCACATCTTGCCAAATTGTCGGTGACCCGCGTATACGGGCAGGCTCGCCTTTCACCTACCAAGATATGCGCCCACAAATTGACGGCATTGCCTTTAATATTGAAATTGCAACGCACGCCATCTCAAAATCTGGCTATACAACAAGCATTGATGCCGATTTAAACCCGCAAAAAGATAATGAAGCCAAAAAGCAAAAAAAGAAAAAAGCAAGAAAGGCTAAAAAAGGCAAAGGCGAAACACCAATGCGCGACCTTGATTGGAGTGACCTTGATAATAAGGTGTAATAATTGTAATGAGCGTTTAGGTTATTAGAAAGATAAAAAATGTACTTCATCGCCTTACTTTTATATATTGCCTGTCCTGTAACGCTTGTTGCTGGGATTATTATGCTAATTTTTAAGAACAAACGCAAAGTCGGCATTATAATAGTGGTAAGTAGTTGTATTATCTGGGCTGCCAGTGCCTTTTATCTAAAGGATAGCAGTCGTGGGATAGTCTTCCCAACCGGTTTTGTAAGTTATGACGATTACCTTGCCGCTAGGAAAGAAAATATAACGGACCCTGAGAAGTGGAAAGAATTTAAAAAACTCCAAGAGTTTAAAACTACTCTATATATTGACCCTCGTAGTTTGGAAATGCTGACGGACAAAAAGTTTAGAAATCAAGAATTGCAAGAAAAATTAGATTATCTTGAAGCATTAACCAAAACTGAGCAGGGAAAAGCATGTTTAGACAGTGCACAGTGTGTGGGCCATAAGTTCTTACAAAATGCTGAAATCGCTTGTAGCAAATCTATAGAACAGTTAGCCACTTACGGAGTTGAATGGACGAGCGATACTACTACCCCCAAATTTACGCGTTTTAATTGGAAGAATAGTCGCCTGCACATAATTTCGTATATAGGTGACTCTGTGAAATTTCAAACTTTCGCTGGATCATGGCAATATCAGACTTATCAATGCGATTATGATTTTTTAGTTGATCATGTCATTGATGTTAAGGCAACGACAGGACGCCTCTCTGATTAACTTGTCATAGCCAGTCTAAATTATTCAAAGGGCAGCTTTTAGCTGCCTTTTTTATTGCCCATTTAAAAAAGGATATCTCATGAAGCTGACAGCAAAAATGCTGCGTCAGATTGCTGGCGCACGCGCAAAAGAACATAATATCCAATCCGTAATTGATGCTTATAATCGCTATGGCACGCGCTATGGCCTTGATTTACCGCATCGCTTGGCACAATTTCTTGCCCAAATCCTGCATGAATCGGATGGGCTATTTTACAACCAAGAAATATGGGGCCCAACCAAGGCGCAACACCGCTATGATATCCGCACCGACCTTGGCAATACCCCGACACGTGATGGCGATGGCAAAAAATATAAAGGCTGGGGATTAATCCAAATTACCGGCAAGGCCAACATCACTGCCTTTTATAATTGGTGCCTTAATGAAAAAATGTCGCCGCCTAATTTTATTGAGCAGCCAGAACAAATCGCCAAAGCCCCTTGGTCTGCCCTTTGCGCCTTTTGGTATTGGAATACCAACCGCATTAACCGCTATGCTGATCGCGGCGATATTGAAATGGTAACCAAATGCATTAATGGCGGGCTTAATGGCTATGCCGACCGCTTGCAATGGTATGATAAGGCAAGCCTTGTCTTACTTGGTTTTGATACAATTAAAGACTTTCAAAAAACTGCCAATATCATGGTGGACGGCATTTCAGGCCCACGCACGAGAGCAGAAATGCATAAGGCCTTAGTAAAACTATCAGATAAAGCAGCTTTGCCAAAAATCATCACTGATGCCCCAGTAGTGGAGGTAAAAATTCCAAAGCAATTGGATAAGCCATTGCACAAAACCGCACCATTTTGGGAGCGTATCACCTCTATTGCTGGTCTTGCAGGGATTAGTGGCGCCAGTTGGCTTGGCGATTGGCGTGTTATCACCGCGCTTGCGGCGGCGCTGATTTTTGTTTCAATCTTTGGGCTTATTTTCCAAGACCGCATTACTAAAGCAATTCGCTCGATGAAAGCACAAATGTAAAAAGCGCCCCAAAAGGGCGCTTTCCAAACGTTTAACCAAAAATCATATGGCATAGATCAACACATTTAATCAGCAGCCAAACACTATGTATGGCTAACTGTATTAATAACGCCACGGGCATGTTTGTCGCAGACAAATGGGATTTCAAAGTTTTACTATTTTTTTTGATTGAAATTTCAAACGAAAATTCCAAATTCATATACACTTCCTTTCGAAGGATTATTGAAAGTAGAATTAAAGCTGTTTAGTACAACTTATAACTCTAAGCTTTCAGCAATCCCTAAAAGGCTAGCTTAGGATTTTTTGTTGACCAGCACGCATTTGCGTGGTACGAACAGGTTGTTGTAATACCTATGCTAGCTCATTGGGTTAACATTTAACAGAGCATTAGCTGCAACTTTTGCTCTGTTCATTATTTGCTTTTTCAAGCATTTATCTATATCTACTACAAAAAATTTTCTGTCAATATATGTGGTTGAGTAGTTAGGTAATTATTGTTTTCCTATTATTTGATAATTTTGCTAAATTCTAACCAACAAATTGTTTTTGTTGGCTATTTTCTATTGTTGAAAAATTCAATAAAAAACAAAAATCTATATTTGGTACGTCAAGCGACCAATTACACCATACATCTAGTTAAATCGCAATTGAAATACGAATCACATGCCCCCTTTTTATAAAATTGGCATTATTGCCCTAATCGTCATAGCCGCTTTTTCAAGCGGCTTTTTTATGGCCGCGAGTTTGAGCGGGCAACCACCTTGAAAAACGCCGCTAATGCCTATCAATCCGCTAGCGAGATCCAAAATGAAGTTAATCACCTTTCTGATTATGCCCTTTGCATTGCTCTTGGTGGGGTGTCAGACGAATGCCAAGTTTTCCTGCGCGGGTTGGACCAAGCCACCCTTAATCAATGAGCCTGCGCAATTGGTCAAAACCGAGCCGCAACTCACCAAATGGCTCATTGCAACCAACCGCTTTGGAACAAAACAAAAGTGCTGGAAATAATACACCACTTCAACCCACCACTAAAAATAACGCCAAGGACAACAATAATGAATGATTTTAAGGATCAACTTGGCTTTATATTCGCAATTCTTGGCGGGCTTTTGGTGTCCATGCTTACATCAACACGCCATTCTTTTTGGCTTGCCCTCACCCGTATTTCTGCCGGCTTGTTTTGCGCCTTTTTCTTTACTGAGCCGATGATGCATTGGATGGAATTAAATCCCGCCACCTATCGCAATAGTGTTGCAGGGCTTTTAGCTATGGCGGGCTACGCGGCAGTGCGCTTTATCAGCGACCTTAATAAAGAAGACCTTTTTCGCATATTACAAATTTTACGAGGTGGAAAATGAAACTTCCCCATATTGAGTTAAGCAAAAATTGGTATGGCGCTATTATTGTGCTAGCTTTCATCGCCTTACTTTTTATAAAACCAATCACCCGCTTTATTGATGATGCTACCTCGCCGCAACCTTGGTTTACCGCAGGCTTTGATGTGCCAAATTTTGAAAAAGGACAAGATCCTGAAATCGCCTATCATTTAAGGGTAAACCGCCCAGTGCGTGGGCAATGGTTTACCAGTATTTATGCCCAAGAAGATCAAGGCCAACTTAGCTTAAGCTGTTCTGGTGGTGGTTATGCCTATTATCAGCTTGATACCAATGGCACCACCTTAATGCCATTAAGCCGCTTTATCGGCAGCCACTGCAATTTACGTGCCGGAAGCTACCGCATTTGCACCAATTACGACCTAGAGGACGAAAACGACAACACCCGCACCTTCGGCCCCTTCTGCGACGTGTTTAGGGTAAAAAAAGCTCAATAATATTGTGCTTTTAATAAGTATTTGCCAAGTTCTTTGATTTCACGATTAGTGTCCAGATTGCGTGCAGATATGATATTATCACTTCTAAATGTTCGATCTTCTTTGCGTGAATGACAAAAGGCTGAAATATAATAGACCTTCTGTTGTG comes from Bartonella sp. HY038 and encodes:
- a CDS encoding phage late control D family protein, translating into MSEAKTPHAVIKVNGKTIADGFNGRLISVQISDKRGITSDTITLELRDGDPFLAIPEKSDVIEAWLGYLETGVAYFGKYTIDDPEIKMKPYTLSINGKGADMRDGLKAQKGRHFDNKSIHEIVSEIAGEHGLSPMVDPEVGSYVYKWVGQQDESDIHFIERLAKRHGAIFTVKDGKMIFAKKGSEKSASGKKLLAFTATPQNTIEGSARVVFSHRSKFKSVKAHKQNRETAERDLFSEESDVDGTADFEIAEPFGDEEEAKIAAKAKGEELKSKTITTSCQIVGDPRIRAGSPFTYQDMRPQIDGIAFNIEIATHAISKSGYTTSIDADLNPQKDNEAKKQKKKKARKAKKGKGETPMRDLDWSDLDNKV
- a CDS encoding glycoside hydrolase family 19 protein — protein: MKLTAKMLRQIAGARAKEHNIQSVIDAYNRYGTRYGLDLPHRLAQFLAQILHESDGLFYNQEIWGPTKAQHRYDIRTDLGNTPTRDGDGKKYKGWGLIQITGKANITAFYNWCLNEKMSPPNFIEQPEQIAKAPWSALCAFWYWNTNRINRYADRGDIEMVTKCINGGLNGYADRLQWYDKASLVLLGFDTIKDFQKTANIMVDGISGPRTRAEMHKALVKLSDKAALPKIITDAPVVEVKIPKQLDKPLHKTAPFWERITSIAGLAGISGASWLGDWRVITALAAALIFVSIFGLIFQDRITKAIRSMKAQM